The following are encoded together in the bacterium genome:
- a CDS encoding anion transporter: MNGRTGETQGTGGFEAGGGARSRVGLIVGPLLFAALLLLPPPAGMTPAGWRTAAVGLLMAVWWITEAIPIPATALVPLLLFPLLGVGSVSAAAAPYANPVIFLFLGGFLIAAALQRCGLHRRMALTIIALVGASPRRLIGGFMAATAFISMWVSNTATVVMLLPMALSVLGLVESRSRVGANFGAALLLGLAYAASIGGMGTLIGTPPNALLAGFMDEAYGVRIGFVEWMLLGVPLVLVAVPLAWLLLTRILYPVPGDAAAGGADLIRDELRRLGPLSRAELLVGAITALTAAAWVTRPLLDDIVPGLSDAGIAIGGALLLFVIPSHWRDRTPLLGWEDARHVPWGVLLLFGGGLSLADAIEQTGLATWIGEALAVVAAWPPLLVVLTVNTVIVFLTELTSNTAVSAAFLPVAAALAVGIGADPLLLAVPVALGASCAFMMPVATPPNAIVYGSGRVTIPQMARAGFWLNLVMIVLATAAAFLLAPLILVR, encoded by the coding sequence ATGAACGGGCGAACCGGCGAGACCCAGGGTACGGGAGGCTTCGAGGCCGGTGGCGGCGCTCGCTCGAGGGTCGGGCTCATCGTCGGCCCCCTGCTGTTCGCGGCGCTCTTGCTGCTGCCGCCGCCCGCCGGCATGACGCCCGCCGGCTGGCGGACCGCGGCCGTGGGCCTCCTCATGGCGGTGTGGTGGATCACGGAGGCGATCCCCATCCCCGCCACTGCGCTCGTGCCGCTCCTGCTCTTCCCGCTGCTCGGCGTCGGGTCCGTGAGCGCGGCCGCCGCGCCTTACGCGAACCCGGTGATCTTCCTCTTCCTGGGCGGGTTCCTCATCGCCGCGGCGCTCCAGCGCTGCGGGCTGCACCGGCGCATGGCGCTCACGATCATCGCGCTGGTGGGCGCGAGCCCGCGCCGGCTCATCGGCGGGTTCATGGCCGCCACCGCGTTCATCAGTATGTGGGTGAGCAACACCGCGACGGTCGTGATGCTGCTGCCCATGGCGCTGTCGGTGCTCGGCCTCGTCGAGAGCCGAAGCCGTGTGGGCGCCAACTTCGGAGCCGCGCTGCTCCTCGGCCTCGCGTACGCCGCCAGCATCGGCGGCATGGGCACGCTGATCGGCACGCCGCCCAACGCGCTCCTCGCGGGGTTCATGGACGAGGCGTACGGCGTGCGGATCGGCTTCGTCGAGTGGATGCTGCTCGGCGTCCCCCTCGTCCTGGTCGCCGTCCCGCTGGCCTGGCTGCTCCTGACTCGCATCCTCTATCCGGTCCCGGGGGACGCCGCGGCCGGCGGAGCGGATCTCATCCGGGACGAGCTGCGACGCCTCGGGCCGCTCTCCCGCGCCGAGCTCCTCGTCGGCGCCATCACCGCGCTCACCGCCGCTGCCTGGGTGACGCGGCCGCTCCTCGACGACATCGTCCCCGGTCTCTCCGATGCCGGGATCGCCATCGGCGGCGCGCTCTTGCTCTTCGTCATCCCGTCCCACTGGCGCGACCGCACGCCGCTCCTCGGCTGGGAGGATGCCCGGCACGTGCCCTGGGGCGTGCTCCTGCTGTTCGGCGGGGGGCTCTCCCTCGCGGACGCCATCGAGCAGACCGGCCTGGCGACCTGGATCGGCGAGGCCCTGGCCGTCGTGGCCGCCTGGCCGCCGTTGCTGGTCGTGTTGACCGTCAACACCGTCATCGTCTTCCTCACGGAGCTGACCAGCAACACGGCCGTCAGCGCCGCCTTCCTCCCCGTCGCGGCCGCCCTCGCCGTCGGCATCGGCGCCGACCCGCTGCTGCTCGCCGTGCCCGTGGCGCTCGGCGCGAGCTGCGCGTTCATGATGCCCGTCGCCACGCCACCCAACGCCATCGTCTACGGCAGTGGCCGCGTCACCATCCCCCAGATGGCGAGGGCAGGGTTCTGGCTGAACCTCGTCATGATCGTGCTGGCGACCGCGGCGGCGTTCCTGCTGGCGCCGCTGATCCTGGTGCGGTGA
- a CDS encoding penicillin-binding protein activator LpoB — protein MDQRSIRRGTRRPVTGLVVLGFSAIALAACGGKKVTRIDPAAVTDLSGRWNDTDSRLVANALIEQSLSAPWVREYAEAHGGEPPTVIVGEFRNRTLEHIAVATFVRDLERAFVNSGAVRVVASADERAGLRAEREDQQQHARADTRAKLGQELGARYMLQGEIHAIEDEEGRERVVYYQVDATLIDLETNVKAWVGQHKIKKVIERPRFRL, from the coding sequence ATGGACCAGCGCAGCATCCGGCGTGGGACGCGGCGCCCGGTCACCGGCCTGGTGGTGCTGGGCTTCTCTGCCATCGCTCTCGCCGCCTGCGGCGGCAAGAAAGTCACCCGCATCGACCCCGCGGCCGTGACCGACCTGTCGGGCCGGTGGAACGACACCGACTCCCGGCTCGTGGCCAACGCCCTGATCGAGCAGAGCCTCTCGGCGCCCTGGGTGCGCGAGTACGCGGAAGCCCACGGCGGCGAGCCGCCCACGGTCATCGTGGGCGAGTTCCGCAACCGCACGCTGGAGCACATTGCGGTCGCGACGTTCGTCCGCGACCTCGAGCGCGCGTTCGTCAACAGCGGCGCGGTGCGCGTAGTGGCCAGCGCGGACGAGCGGGCCGGCCTCCGTGCGGAGCGCGAGGACCAGCAGCAGCACGCGCGCGCGGACACGCGGGCCAAGCTCGGCCAGGAGCTGGGCGCCCGCTACATGCTCCAGGGCGAGATCCACGCGATCGAGGACGAGGAAGGCCGTGAACGGGTCGTCTACTACCAGGTGGACGCCACGCTCATCGACCTCGAGACCAACGTCAAGGCGTGGGTCGGGCAGCACAAGATCAAGAAGGTGATCGAGAGGCCGCGGTTCCGGCTCTGA
- a CDS encoding Holliday junction branch migration DNA helicase RuvB, producing MRSEITTPEVLSEESAVELSLRPRRLEEFIGQPKVKESLRIAIDAALARREPLDHTLFHGPPGLGKTTLAMLIARELGVNIKVTSGPVLEKPGDLVGILTNLREGDILFIDEIHRLRPIIEEFLYPAMEDYRIDIRLSEGPKAQTITVPIERFTLVGATTRFGLLTPPMRARFGIVQRLNYYPPEDLRIIVERSAEILEIECSPEGAEEIAKRSRGTPRVANRLLRRVRDYAQVRANGVITKEVASEALQMLDVDEYGLDEMDARILKTLIELGGGPVGLNSLAVAVGEDANTLEEVYEPFLIQNGLLLRTPRGRVATPRAYERFGYELPPARRAELESQVSLFEAR from the coding sequence ATGCGTTCGGAGATCACCACGCCGGAAGTCCTGAGTGAGGAGAGCGCGGTCGAGCTGTCGCTGCGGCCACGGCGGCTGGAGGAGTTCATCGGCCAGCCGAAGGTCAAGGAGAGCCTCCGCATCGCCATCGATGCCGCCCTCGCGCGGCGAGAGCCGCTCGACCACACGCTGTTCCACGGCCCGCCGGGGCTGGGCAAGACCACGCTCGCCATGCTCATCGCACGGGAGCTGGGCGTGAACATCAAGGTCACCTCCGGCCCCGTCCTGGAGAAGCCGGGCGACCTCGTCGGGATCCTGACGAACCTCCGCGAGGGGGACATCCTCTTCATCGATGAGATCCACCGGCTCCGCCCGATCATCGAGGAGTTCCTCTATCCGGCGATGGAGGACTACCGGATCGACATCCGGCTCTCCGAGGGGCCGAAGGCGCAGACCATCACGGTGCCGATCGAGCGCTTCACGCTGGTGGGCGCCACGACCCGGTTCGGCCTGCTCACGCCGCCGATGCGCGCCCGCTTCGGCATCGTGCAGCGGCTGAACTACTATCCGCCGGAGGACCTGCGCATCATCGTCGAGCGCAGCGCTGAGATCCTCGAGATCGAGTGCAGCCCGGAGGGCGCGGAGGAGATCGCGAAGCGCTCGCGTGGTACGCCTCGCGTCGCGAACCGGCTGCTCCGCCGTGTGCGGGACTACGCACAGGTCCGGGCGAACGGCGTGATCACGAAGGAAGTCGCGAGCGAGGCGCTCCAGATGCTGGACGTGGACGAGTACGGGCTGGACGAGATGGATGCCCGCATCCTGAAGACCCTCATCGAGCTGGGCGGCGGCCCCGTCGGCCTGAACTCGCTCGCGGTCGCCGTGGGCGAGGACGCGAACACGCTGGAGGAGGTGTACGAGCCGTTCCTGATCCAGAACGGCCTGCTGTTGCGTACGCCGCGCGGCCGCGTCGCCACGCCGCGCGCCTATGAGCGGTTCGGGTACGAGCTGCCGCCGGCGCGGCGGGCGGAGCTCGAGTCGCAGGTCAGCCTGTTCGAGGCGCGGTGA
- a CDS encoding tRNA preQ1(34) S-adenosylmethionine ribosyltransferase-isomerase QueA gives MTRIETARGYPTSAFDYRLPPELIASRPAPERDASRLLVLERTTGRIEHRIFRDLATLIPAGDALVLNETRVFPARLVGRKPTGAAAEILLLRPLDGGVWEALVRPGGKLKPGRVVEVAEELQVEILDGTADGTRIVRLRTPLPEREAIARYGRTPLPPYIEREPDAEDAERYQTVYARAEGSVAAPTAGLHFTPALLEALESAGVRTVRLVLHVGVGTFRPVEVEDPAQHRMHAERYEVPAAAAEVLNETRARGGAIWAVGTTVVRALETVADERGVIHPGEGWTDLFIRPPYRFRGVDRLITNFHLPRSTLLMLVAAFGGYDNVMAAYREAVRERYRFYSYGDAMAVV, from the coding sequence ATGACCCGGATTGAGACCGCGCGCGGCTACCCGACATCGGCGTTCGATTACCGGCTGCCGCCGGAGTTGATCGCGAGCCGCCCCGCCCCCGAGCGGGATGCGAGCCGGCTCCTCGTGCTCGAGCGCACGACCGGCCGCATCGAGCATCGCATCTTCCGCGACCTGGCGACGCTCATCCCTGCGGGGGACGCCCTGGTCCTGAACGAGACCCGGGTGTTCCCGGCGCGGCTCGTCGGCCGCAAGCCGACGGGTGCCGCCGCGGAGATCCTGCTGCTCCGCCCCCTGGACGGCGGTGTGTGGGAGGCGCTGGTCCGGCCCGGCGGCAAGCTCAAGCCGGGGCGGGTGGTGGAGGTGGCGGAAGAGCTGCAGGTCGAGATCCTGGACGGCACGGCCGACGGCACGCGCATCGTGCGGCTACGCACGCCGTTGCCCGAGCGGGAAGCCATCGCGCGCTACGGCCGGACGCCGCTGCCGCCCTACATCGAGCGGGAGCCGGACGCGGAAGACGCGGAGCGCTACCAGACGGTCTACGCGCGCGCGGAGGGGTCGGTTGCCGCGCCCACGGCCGGGCTGCATTTTACGCCCGCACTGCTGGAGGCGCTGGAGTCCGCCGGCGTGCGCACCGTGCGGCTGGTGCTGCACGTCGGCGTTGGCACGTTCCGGCCGGTCGAGGTCGAGGACCCGGCCCAGCACCGCATGCATGCGGAGCGGTACGAGGTCCCCGCCGCGGCGGCCGAAGTGCTGAACGAGACGCGGGCGCGGGGCGGCGCGATCTGGGCTGTCGGGACCACGGTGGTCCGCGCGCTCGAGACGGTGGCGGACGAGCGCGGCGTCATCCACCCGGGGGAGGGCTGGACGGACCTGTTCATCCGGCCGCCGTACCGGTTCCGGGGGGTGGACCGGCTGATCACGAACTTCCACCTGCCGCGCTCGACGCTCCTCATGCTGGTGGCCGCGTTCGGGGGCTACGACAACGTGATGGCCGCGTACCGCGAGGCGGTGCGCGAGCGTTACCGGTTCTACTCGTATGGCGATGCGATGGCGGTGGTGTGA
- a CDS encoding tRNA guanosine(34) transglycosylase Tgt, with protein sequence MFEFRITATEGAARTGTLRLPHGVVRTPAFMPVGTQATVKTLTPEEVQAAGADMILANTYHLFLRPGHELVRQLGGLHRFMRWDRPILTDSGGFQVFSLADINEVREDGVVFQSHIDGSRHLFTPERVIDIQRALGADVIMAFDHVPPGQADRKLAVEAHERTLAWLARCRARFEALVAEDDGPAQTLLPILQGSTFADLRRDGIRRIREIGDWRGIAIGGLSVGEPKPLMYAMLEVVEPEVPREWPRYLMGVGYPDDLLEAIRRGVDLFDCVAPTRNGRNGTAWVEDEGQVNIRAGRFRADPGPLDPACDCYTCRTFSRAYLRHLFVAGEVLGLRLLSLHNVRFLLRLVERARAAIEAGEFAAWSEDWLARYRRARAEHEEGGTT encoded by the coding sequence ATGTTTGAGTTCCGCATCACCGCCACCGAGGGCGCCGCGCGCACCGGTACGCTGCGGCTGCCGCACGGCGTGGTGCGCACGCCGGCGTTCATGCCGGTCGGCACGCAGGCCACGGTCAAGACGCTGACGCCGGAAGAGGTCCAGGCGGCTGGCGCGGACATGATCCTCGCCAACACGTACCACCTCTTCCTCAGGCCCGGGCACGAGCTGGTGCGCCAGCTCGGCGGACTGCACCGCTTCATGCGGTGGGACCGACCGATCCTGACGGACTCCGGCGGATTCCAGGTCTTCAGCCTGGCGGACATCAACGAGGTGCGCGAGGACGGCGTCGTCTTCCAGAGCCACATCGACGGCTCGCGCCACCTCTTCACCCCCGAGCGGGTGATCGACATCCAGCGCGCGCTGGGGGCCGACGTGATCATGGCGTTCGATCACGTGCCGCCGGGCCAGGCGGACCGCAAACTCGCGGTGGAGGCGCACGAGCGGACCCTCGCCTGGCTCGCCCGTTGCCGTGCGCGCTTCGAGGCGTTGGTGGCGGAGGACGACGGCCCGGCGCAGACGCTGCTGCCGATCCTCCAGGGCTCGACGTTCGCCGACCTGCGACGGGACGGGATCCGCCGCATCCGCGAGATCGGAGACTGGCGCGGCATCGCCATCGGCGGGCTCTCGGTGGGCGAGCCGAAGCCGCTGATGTACGCGATGCTGGAGGTCGTCGAGCCGGAGGTTCCGCGGGAGTGGCCGCGCTACCTCATGGGCGTCGGCTACCCGGACGACCTGCTCGAGGCGATCCGCCGCGGCGTGGACTTGTTCGACTGCGTCGCGCCGACCCGCAACGGGCGCAACGGCACGGCGTGGGTCGAGGACGAGGGGCAGGTCAACATCCGCGCCGGCCGGTTCCGCGCGGACCCCGGGCCGCTGGACCCGGCGTGCGACTGCTACACCTGCCGGACGTTCAGCCGCGCGTACCTCCGGCACCTGTTCGTCGCGGGCGAGGTGCTCGGGCTCCGGCTGCTGTCGCTGCACAACGTGCGCTTCCTGCTGCGGCTGGTCGAGCGCGCGCGAGCGGCGATCGAGGCGGGCGAGTTCGCCGCCTGGAGCGAAGACTGGCTCGCGCGCTATCGCCGCGCGCGCGCCGAACACGAGGAGGGAGGGACGACGTGA
- the yajC gene encoding preprotein translocase subunit YajC, producing MWSILALAAPQQGGAGLAPMLFMWGAFILIFWLLIIRPQRKAQQRHQEMLNALKRGDEVMTDGGIIGEVVHLKDDRVTIKTAENTRIVVARPKIARVFTQKPES from the coding sequence ATGTGGAGCATCCTTGCACTCGCAGCGCCCCAGCAAGGCGGCGCAGGGCTCGCGCCGATGCTGTTCATGTGGGGCGCTTTCATCCTGATCTTCTGGCTGCTCATCATTCGGCCGCAGCGCAAGGCGCAGCAGCGGCACCAGGAGATGCTGAACGCGCTCAAGCGCGGTGACGAGGTCATGACCGACGGCGGCATCATCGGCGAGGTCGTGCACCTGAAGGACGACCGCGTCACCATCAAGACGGCCGAGAACACGCGCATCGTCGTCGCACGGCCGAAGATCGCGCGCGTCTTCACCCAGAAACCCGAGAGCTGA
- a CDS encoding peptide deformylase, which yields MAELPIRLLGDPVLRQKAEPVTEIDDELRRLMDDMMDTMYAADGVGLAAPQVGVSRRVIVVDIRERNTPPFALVNPEIVERSEELAREEEGCLSIPGLREIVERPARVVVEGLDRDGNVRRIEAEGLLARVLQHEVDHLDGILFIDRLSPLKRQLLLKKWQKVKP from the coding sequence ATGGCCGAGCTTCCGATCCGCCTGCTGGGAGACCCGGTGTTGCGCCAGAAGGCCGAGCCGGTGACCGAGATCGACGACGAGCTGCGGCGCCTCATGGATGACATGATGGACACCATGTACGCGGCCGACGGGGTGGGACTCGCCGCGCCGCAGGTGGGCGTCAGCCGCCGCGTCATCGTCGTGGACATCCGCGAGCGGAACACGCCGCCGTTCGCGCTGGTCAACCCGGAGATCGTCGAGCGCAGCGAGGAGCTCGCCCGGGAGGAAGAGGGCTGCCTCAGCATTCCGGGCCTCAGGGAGATCGTCGAGCGCCCGGCGCGCGTCGTGGTCGAGGGTCTGGACCGGGACGGCAACGTCCGCCGCATCGAGGCGGAGGGGCTGCTCGCGCGTGTTCTCCAGCACGAGGTGGATCACCTGGACGGCATCCTGTTCATCGACCGTCTCAGCCCGTTGAAGCGGCAGCTCCTCCTGAAGAAATGGCAGAAGGTGAAGCCGTGA
- a CDS encoding methionyl-tRNA formyltransferase — protein MRILFWGTPEFAIPSLRALLGEGHEVVGVVTQPDRPAGRGRTLHAPPVKTVAQAEGLLVLQPEKARGEEFRRQIAALRPEISVVVAYGQILKRDILDVPARGSINVHASLLPELRGAAPINWAIIRGHERTGVTVMRMVEEMDAGPILLQVEEPIGPDETASDLAARLSEVGAAALIEALVLLEAGELEEVEQDHGAATYAPRITRADARIDWSLDAVSVARWMRGLDEQPGAWTMLRGQEIKVYRPLPVPDHVHDAAPGTVLEARAYDPAQSLLVACGRGAVWVREVKPAGRRRMTSAEWLRGRAVAPGDRFD, from the coding sequence ATGAGGATCCTCTTCTGGGGCACTCCCGAGTTCGCGATCCCTTCGCTGCGGGCGCTGCTGGGCGAGGGGCACGAGGTGGTGGGCGTGGTGACGCAGCCGGACCGGCCCGCGGGTCGGGGCCGGACGCTCCACGCGCCGCCGGTGAAGACCGTGGCGCAGGCCGAGGGGCTGCTCGTGCTGCAGCCGGAGAAGGCGCGGGGGGAGGAGTTCCGCCGGCAGATCGCGGCGCTGCGGCCGGAGATCTCGGTCGTCGTCGCCTACGGCCAGATCCTCAAGCGCGACATCCTGGATGTACCGGCGCGCGGCTCGATCAACGTGCACGCGTCGCTGCTGCCGGAGCTGCGTGGCGCCGCGCCGATCAACTGGGCGATCATCCGCGGCCACGAGCGAACGGGCGTGACGGTCATGCGCATGGTCGAGGAGATGGATGCCGGGCCGATCCTGCTCCAAGTCGAGGAGCCGATCGGGCCGGACGAGACCGCGTCGGACCTGGCGGCGCGCCTCAGTGAAGTGGGCGCCGCCGCGCTGATCGAGGCGCTGGTGCTGCTCGAGGCGGGCGAACTCGAGGAGGTGGAGCAGGACCACGGCGCCGCGACCTACGCGCCGCGCATCACGCGCGCGGACGCGCGCATCGATTGGTCCCTCGACGCCGTGAGCGTGGCGCGGTGGATGCGTGGGCTGGACGAGCAACCCGGCGCCTGGACCATGCTCCGCGGCCAGGAGATCAAGGTGTACCGCCCGCTCCCCGTTCCGGACCACGTGCACGACGCCGCGCCCGGAACCGTGCTCGAAGCGCGGGCGTACGACCCGGCGCAGAGCCTGCTCGTCGCGTGCGGCCGTGGGGCGGTGTGGGTGCGCGAGGTGAAGCCGGCCGGCCGGCGCCGCATGACCTCGGCCGAGTGGCTGCGCGGCCGCGCCGTCGCTCCCGGAGACCGGTTCGACTGA
- the thiE gene encoding thiamine phosphate synthase, whose protein sequence is MLARLHLVTDDAVLRAADFRERAQAVLAAHGSALALHLRGHGVSGAELFELARDLAFGADGAGAELLVNDRVDVALAAGADGVQLGRRSLPIAAARALLGADAWIGYSAHGAEEAAQAAADGADFILVGTLYRTASHPEREPAGVERVRETVAALAPAEVPVIGIGGITPERVREVLAAGAYGVAVLGGVWHAADPVAAAADYIAALGVSG, encoded by the coding sequence ATGCTCGCGCGCCTGCACCTGGTCACGGATGACGCGGTGCTCCGCGCTGCCGATTTCCGTGAGCGCGCCCAGGCCGTGCTCGCGGCGCACGGGTCGGCGCTCGCGCTCCACCTGCGGGGCCACGGGGTGTCGGGCGCCGAGCTGTTCGAGCTCGCCCGGGACCTGGCGTTCGGCGCGGACGGGGCGGGCGCCGAGTTGCTGGTCAACGACCGTGTGGATGTCGCGCTGGCCGCCGGCGCCGACGGCGTGCAGCTCGGCCGGCGCTCGCTGCCCATCGCGGCGGCGCGCGCCCTGCTGGGCGCCGACGCGTGGATCGGCTACTCGGCACACGGCGCGGAGGAGGCGGCCCAGGCGGCCGCGGACGGCGCGGACTTCATTCTGGTGGGCACGCTCTACCGCACGGCGTCGCACCCGGAGCGGGAACCCGCGGGGGTCGAGCGGGTGCGGGAGACGGTCGCCGCCCTGGCACCCGCGGAGGTGCCGGTCATCGGGATCGGGGGTATCACGCCCGAGCGGGTCCGTGAGGTCCTCGCGGCCGGCGCCTACGGCGTCGCCGTGCTGGGTGGCGTGTGGCACGCCGCCGACCCGGTGGCTGCCGCCGCAGACTACATCGCCGCGCTCGGCGTGAGCGGCTGA
- the thiS gene encoding thiamine biosynthesis protein ThiS gives MQATGDQIEITLNGEPRRVPAGLTVAGLLAELGLHPGLVVVEHNREILERARLAETPVEPGDVFEIVHFVGGGS, from the coding sequence ATGCAGGCAACCGGGGATCAGATCGAGATCACGTTGAACGGCGAGCCGCGGCGTGTGCCCGCCGGGTTGACCGTCGCGGGTTTGCTCGCGGAGCTGGGCCTGCATCCGGGCCTGGTCGTGGTCGAGCACAATCGTGAGATCCTCGAGCGCGCCCGTCTCGCCGAGACGCCGGTCGAGCCGGGCGACGTGTTCGAGATCGTCCATTTCGTAGGGGGCGGGTCATGA
- a CDS encoding thiazole synthase gives MPAVRDDPLVIAGRAFRSRLIVGTGKYRDNETMVRAIEASGAEMVTVAVRRVDLDRTKEEGILYHLDPERIFILPNTAGCYTVEEAVRYARLARAAGLNDWVKLEVIGDQRTLLPDVTATIEAARILVAEGFKVLAYTNEDVVTALRLEDAGCAAVMPLASPIGSGLGLVNPYYIREIKRRLSVPVIVDAGVGTASDACITMEQGVDGVLMNTAIAEARDSVAMARAMRLAVEAGRLAYLAGRMPRREVAVPSSPLTGMLDGGGASST, from the coding sequence ATGCCAGCGGTCCGGGACGATCCGCTCGTCATCGCGGGCCGGGCATTCCGTTCGCGCCTGATCGTGGGCACCGGCAAGTACCGGGACAACGAGACGATGGTGCGTGCGATCGAGGCGTCCGGCGCGGAGATGGTGACGGTCGCGGTGCGCCGCGTGGACCTCGACCGGACCAAGGAGGAGGGGATCCTCTATCACCTGGATCCCGAGCGGATCTTCATCCTCCCCAACACGGCGGGCTGCTACACGGTGGAGGAGGCGGTGCGCTACGCGCGGCTGGCCCGCGCGGCCGGGCTGAACGATTGGGTGAAGCTCGAGGTGATCGGGGACCAGCGGACGCTGCTGCCCGACGTGACCGCCACGATCGAGGCGGCGCGCATCCTGGTCGCCGAGGGGTTCAAGGTGCTGGCCTACACCAACGAGGACGTGGTCACGGCGCTCCGTCTCGAAGACGCCGGCTGCGCCGCGGTCATGCCGCTCGCCAGCCCGATCGGCAGCGGCCTCGGGCTCGTGAACCCGTACTACATCCGGGAGATCAAGCGCCGCCTCTCGGTTCCGGTGATCGTGGACGCCGGCGTCGGCACGGCGTCGGACGCCTGCATCACGATGGAGCAGGGCGTGGATGGGGTGCTGATGAACACCGCGATCGCGGAGGCCCGTGACTCCGTCGCCATGGCGCGCGCCATGCGCCTCGCCGTCGAGGCCGGCCGCCTCGCCTACCTCGCCGGACGCATGCCCCGCCGCGAGGTCGCCGTGCCGTCCTCGCCCCTGACCGGCATGTTGGACGGCGGCGGCGCGAGCAGCACTTGA
- a CDS encoding 16S rRNA (cytosine(967)-C(5))-methyltransferase RsmB yields MRGVTPGRRAALDVLRAVRRGALADRALADAVARLDPRERAWTQELVYGTLRLRGRIDHMLAPLVRRGLAKLEPDVLDTLRLAAYQLLEMDAVPDYAAVSQAVEQARRVGGRGADRLVNGVLRAWLARGAPPDWPDEESDPAGFLATWGSHPRWLVERWIGRWGAEETRRLVEANNRRPELYLRPIGVPVAEALRRLAAAGIAAEPVAFAPDSVRLVPPASVSDALAAVPAVVQDPAAALVVRYAAVPPGGLVADLAAAPGGKALALAVEARYTVAADASFSRMGKVRENAQRLGASRLGLLVADARRPPLRDGAADAVLLDVPCTGTGTFRRHPDARWRLRPEDLAALTALQREMLEAAAALPRPGGLLIYSTCSLEPEENEAQVDWFLERHPEYVIRPPAGFDPALLDARGCLTVLPQRTGVDGAFAARLERRA; encoded by the coding sequence TTGAGGGGCGTCACGCCGGGCCGCCGCGCGGCGCTGGACGTCCTGCGCGCCGTCCGGCGGGGAGCGCTCGCCGACCGCGCCCTCGCCGACGCCGTCGCCCGCCTCGATCCGCGCGAGCGTGCCTGGACCCAGGAGCTGGTCTACGGCACGCTACGCCTGCGCGGCCGGATCGACCACATGCTGGCGCCGCTCGTGCGCCGCGGGCTGGCAAAGCTCGAGCCCGACGTGCTGGACACGCTCCGGCTCGCGGCGTACCAGCTCCTCGAGATGGACGCCGTGCCGGATTACGCCGCCGTGTCGCAGGCGGTGGAGCAGGCGCGCCGCGTCGGCGGGCGGGGCGCGGACCGGCTCGTGAACGGGGTGTTGCGCGCCTGGCTCGCACGCGGCGCGCCGCCAGACTGGCCGGACGAGGAGAGCGACCCGGCGGGCTTCCTCGCCACGTGGGGTTCGCATCCGCGCTGGCTGGTCGAGCGCTGGATCGGGCGTTGGGGCGCTGAGGAGACGCGGCGGCTCGTGGAGGCGAACAACCGGCGGCCGGAGCTGTACCTCCGGCCGATCGGCGTCCCCGTGGCCGAGGCGCTGCGCCGGCTGGCAGCGGCCGGGATCGCCGCGGAGCCGGTGGCGTTCGCGCCCGACTCGGTTCGGCTTGTGCCGCCGGCCAGCGTGTCGGACGCGCTGGCCGCCGTGCCGGCCGTGGTGCAGGACCCGGCCGCGGCGCTCGTGGTCCGGTACGCCGCCGTCCCGCCCGGCGGCCTGGTCGCGGACCTCGCCGCGGCGCCCGGCGGCAAGGCGCTGGCGCTCGCGGTGGAGGCGCGGTACACCGTGGCCGCGGACGCATCCTTCAGCCGGATGGGTAAGGTTCGGGAGAACGCGCAGCGCCTCGGCGCGTCGCGGCTGGGCCTCCTGGTGGCCGATGCTCGCCGGCCTCCGCTGCGCGACGGCGCCGCCGATGCCGTGCTGCTCGACGTCCCCTGCACGGGCACCGGCACCTTCCGTCGGCACCCGGATGCGCGCTGGCGCCTGCGGCCCGAGGACCTCGCGGCGCTCACCGCGCTCCAGCGCGAGATGCTGGAGGCGGCGGCCGCGCTGCCGCGGCCCGGCGGCCTGCTCATCTACTCGACCTGCTCCCTCGAGCCGGAGGAGAACGAGGCACAGGTGGACTGGTTCCTGGAGCGTCATCCCGAGTACGTGATCCGGCCGCCGGCCGGCTTCGACCCCGCGCTGCTGGACGCGCGGGGCTGCCTCACCGTGCTTCCGCAGCGGACCGGCGTGGACGGCGCCTTCGCCGCGCGCTTGGAGCGTCGGGCATGA